A segment of the Desulfurellaceae bacterium genome:
TGCTTAGCTCCCTCCCGTGGCCGGCTATCATAGCTGTGCCGGGCGCAAAAAGGCTACGGCAAAAGCGTTTGCCCAGGCGCTCGGTGATTTGCTACAGGTAGACCCCAGACAGATCAGGAGGGAACTATGAGTGGTGCACTTTCAGGTCAGTCCGCGATTGTTACTGGCGGAGCCTCCGGCATTGGTCGGGCGGCGGTCGCCGCGCTGCTGCATGACGGGGCGGCGGTGGCTGTGCTGGACCGCGATGAGGCTGGCGCGGCCGCCTCGGCCGGGCAGGGTGACACGGCGTTTGCGCTGCCGATTGATCTGGCCGACACAGCCCAGATTCCGGGTGCGGTGGCCCGGGTGATTGAGCGCCTGGGAAAAATTGACGCGCTGGTCAACTGCGCCGGGGTGACCGGCCGTTTTCAGAGCCTGCTCGACATGGAGGAGGACAACTGGGACTTTGTCCAGACGGTCAACCTGAAGGCCGCCATGCTGATGATGAAGCATGTGGCCAAACACATGATTGAGCGCGGTGGGGGTGGCCGGATTGTGAATATCAGCTCCAGCTCAGCCTTCCGCGCCCGCCAGTCGCCCATCGCCTACGCCAGCTCCAAGGCTGCCCTGGTCCAGCTCACCCGCAGTGCGGCGGCCGAACTGGGACCGCACAATATCAACGTCAATGCGATTGCGCCCGGGATTACCGCGACCGGCATGACCAAGGTCATCGGCGACGCCGCAGCCCTGGAGAAAGTGGCCTCCAGCGGTCCCCTGGAAAACCTGTTCCACCGGGTCTCGCAGCCGGAAGATGTGGCGGCC
Coding sequences within it:
- a CDS encoding SDR family oxidoreductase, whose product is MSGALSGQSAIVTGGASGIGRAAVAALLHDGAAVAVLDRDEAGAAASAGQGDTAFALPIDLADTAQIPGAVARVIERLGKIDALVNCAGVTGRFQSLLDMEEDNWDFVQTVNLKAAMLMMKHVAKHMIERGGGGRIVNISSSSAFRARQSPIAYASSKAALVQLTRSAAAELGPHNINVNAIAPGITATGMTKVIGDAAALEKVASSGPLENLFHRVSQPEDVAAAILFLCQPGSRQITGQTLHTSAGAVV